From a single Gimesia sp. genomic region:
- a CDS encoding IS4 family transposase, with protein sequence MCAKRTIPADPQLDQEFDKAFEQIQELVDLSQADALFPAHPNAVYTISVVLWMLVYQRMNPDASLKAAVKKLLDSKPELLPDNKRVSEGTLSLNTGAYSRARTRLPCSVAEWFARQVSQSMIEASPTSFQDRRVFMIDGTTITLAPETELQKLYPPASNQYGEGVWPVALLVVAHELSSGAALVPEVGAMYGPEAVSETALIDNCLTQMPPDSIVMADAGYGIFSVAHKVQQAGLSFLFRLSKQRFDRLRKTATLVDEGANWKTWSCQWQPSPSERKKHPELPADAVLSVQLHEFETDEGKPLYLVTSLDESVEMLSDLYARRTDVETDIRNIKVVLDTENIRARGVEMFHKELMTSMVAYNLIVQFRRQAAELVKVSPRRMSFKRICTTFWQFLLSSMYTTAADWRERYRFALGIAMQDKLPNRPGRKYPREAYRRRTKSTHFKKREKRSDAEEE encoded by the coding sequence ATGTGTGCAAAACGAACGATCCCCGCGGATCCCCAACTCGATCAGGAGTTCGACAAAGCCTTCGAACAGATTCAGGAACTGGTCGATCTGAGTCAGGCCGACGCGCTATTTCCCGCTCATCCGAACGCCGTTTATACGATCAGTGTCGTCCTCTGGATGCTCGTGTATCAGCGGATGAATCCGGATGCTTCCCTGAAAGCGGCTGTCAAAAAACTGCTGGATTCCAAACCTGAGCTGCTGCCCGATAATAAACGCGTTTCAGAGGGGACACTTTCGCTGAATACAGGCGCCTACAGCCGGGCCAGAACGCGTCTGCCGTGCAGTGTTGCCGAATGGTTTGCCAGGCAGGTCAGCCAGTCCATGATCGAAGCGTCGCCGACGTCATTCCAGGACCGTCGCGTGTTCATGATCGATGGGACCACGATCACACTGGCTCCCGAAACAGAACTGCAGAAACTGTATCCTCCCGCTTCGAATCAATACGGCGAAGGGGTCTGGCCTGTGGCTTTACTGGTGGTCGCGCATGAACTCTCCAGCGGTGCTGCCCTGGTTCCGGAAGTGGGCGCCATGTACGGTCCCGAGGCCGTGTCTGAAACCGCGCTGATCGACAACTGCCTGACGCAAATGCCCCCTGACAGTATCGTCATGGCGGATGCGGGCTATGGTATTTTCTCCGTGGCCCACAAGGTTCAGCAGGCTGGTCTGTCATTCCTGTTCCGGCTGTCTAAGCAGCGGTTCGATCGATTGCGCAAGACTGCAACCCTGGTTGACGAAGGCGCGAACTGGAAGACCTGGTCCTGTCAGTGGCAGCCCAGCCCCAGTGAACGCAAGAAGCATCCCGAGCTGCCTGCCGACGCAGTACTGTCGGTTCAACTGCATGAATTCGAAACGGACGAAGGGAAGCCGCTGTATCTGGTAACCAGCCTGGATGAATCAGTCGAGATGCTGTCCGACCTGTATGCGCGGCGGACCGATGTCGAGACCGATATTCGGAATATCAAAGTGGTCCTGGATACGGAAAACATTCGTGCGCGGGGCGTTGAGATGTTCCATAAGGAACTGATGACATCAATGGTCGCCTATAATCTGATTGTTCAATTCCGGCGTCAGGCGGCAGAGCTGGTGAAGGTGTCTCCCCGTCGGATGAGCTTCAAACGAATCTGTACCACGTTCTGGCAGTTTCTGTTGTCGTCGATGTATACCACAGCTGCCGACTGGAGAGAACGCTATCGATTCGCGCTGGGGATCGCCATGCAAGA